One Clavibacter zhangzhiyongii genomic region harbors:
- the recA gene encoding recombinase RecA, with the protein MASSADREKSLETALAQIDRQFGKGSVMRLGSDERAPVAVIPTGSVALDVALGIGGLPRGRIVEIYGPESSGKTTLTLHAIANAQRAGGIAAFIDAEHALDPEYAKKLGVDIDALLVSQPDTGEQALEIADMLVRSGSIDLVVIDSVAALVPRAEIEGEMGDSHVGLQARLMSQALRKLTGGLNQTQTTMIFINQLREKIGVFFGSPETTAGGKALKFYASVRLDIRRIETLKDGTDAVGNRTRVKVVKNKMAPPFKQAEFDILYGTGISREGSLIDFGVEHEIVRKSGAWYTYDGDQLGQGKENSRKHLLNNPEIAAEIEQKIKVKLGLVKDPNAEAVAADAAPAPVAAVAPKASARKSA; encoded by the coding sequence ATGGCATCATCGGCAGACCGCGAGAAGTCCCTCGAGACCGCGCTCGCACAGATCGACCGGCAGTTCGGCAAGGGCTCGGTCATGCGCCTGGGCAGCGACGAGCGCGCCCCCGTCGCCGTCATCCCCACCGGCTCCGTCGCGCTGGACGTCGCGCTCGGCATCGGCGGCCTCCCGCGCGGACGCATCGTCGAGATCTACGGCCCGGAGTCCTCGGGCAAGACCACGCTCACGCTGCACGCGATCGCCAACGCGCAGCGCGCCGGCGGCATCGCGGCGTTCATCGACGCAGAGCACGCGCTCGACCCGGAGTACGCGAAGAAGCTCGGCGTCGACATCGACGCGCTCCTCGTCTCCCAGCCCGACACGGGTGAGCAGGCCCTCGAGATCGCCGACATGCTCGTGCGCTCCGGGTCCATCGACCTCGTCGTCATCGACTCCGTGGCGGCGCTCGTGCCGCGCGCCGAGATCGAGGGCGAGATGGGCGACTCGCACGTCGGCCTCCAGGCCCGGCTCATGTCGCAGGCGCTCCGCAAGCTCACCGGCGGGCTCAACCAGACGCAGACCACCATGATCTTCATCAACCAGCTCCGCGAGAAGATCGGCGTCTTCTTCGGCAGCCCCGAGACCACCGCGGGCGGCAAAGCGCTGAAGTTCTACGCGTCGGTCCGTCTCGACATCCGTCGCATCGAGACGCTGAAGGACGGCACCGATGCGGTCGGCAACCGCACGCGCGTCAAGGTCGTGAAGAACAAGATGGCGCCGCCCTTCAAGCAGGCGGAGTTCGACATCCTCTACGGCACGGGCATCAGCCGCGAGGGCAGCCTCATCGACTTCGGCGTCGAGCACGAGATCGTCCGCAAGTCCGGCGCCTGGTACACGTACGACGGCGACCAGCTGGGCCAGGGCAAGGAGAACTCGCGCAAGCACCTCCTCAACAACCCGGAGATCGCCGCCGAGATCGAGCAGAAGATCAAGGTCAAGCTCGGCCTCGTGAAGGACCCGAACGCGGAGGCCGTCGCGGCCGATGCGGCTCCGGCTCCCGTCGCCGCCGTGGCGCCCAAGGCGTCCGCGCGCAAGAGCGCCTGA
- the dapF gene encoding diaminopimelate epimerase encodes MADLQFTKGQGTGNDFVLFADPAGEIDLTDTQVQALCDRHFGIGADGTIRAVLSSRIPEGRAALDEDPDAEWFMDYRNVDGSPAEMCGNGIRVFTLFLIENGLIELPPGRTVPIGTRAGVRDVQRSGSGFQVDLGRWALAGGEPLVRAKDLQVARPGLGIDVGNPHVVVALSSEDELAEADLAFVPHLDPEPAEGANVELVVPADPLVVDGVGHISMRVHERGSGETLSCGTGAAAAALATRHWAGAAAPHQWRVQLPGGVLGVRMFPTEDGEHVGLSGPAELVFDGVVALA; translated from the coding sequence ATGGCAGACCTGCAGTTCACCAAGGGCCAGGGCACGGGCAACGACTTCGTGCTGTTCGCGGATCCCGCGGGCGAGATCGACCTGACCGACACCCAGGTGCAGGCGCTCTGCGACCGCCACTTCGGCATCGGCGCCGACGGCACCATCCGCGCCGTGCTCTCCAGCCGCATCCCGGAGGGCCGCGCGGCCCTCGACGAGGACCCGGACGCGGAGTGGTTCATGGACTACCGCAACGTCGACGGCAGCCCCGCCGAGATGTGCGGCAACGGCATCCGCGTGTTCACGCTGTTCCTCATCGAGAACGGCCTCATCGAGCTGCCGCCGGGACGCACCGTCCCGATCGGCACGCGCGCCGGCGTCCGCGACGTGCAGCGCAGCGGATCCGGGTTCCAGGTCGACCTCGGCCGCTGGGCCCTCGCGGGCGGCGAGCCGCTCGTGCGCGCTAAGGACCTCCAGGTCGCGCGGCCGGGGCTCGGCATCGACGTCGGCAACCCGCACGTGGTCGTGGCGCTCTCCAGCGAGGACGAGCTCGCCGAGGCGGACCTCGCGTTCGTCCCGCATCTGGACCCCGAGCCCGCCGAGGGCGCGAACGTCGAGCTCGTCGTCCCCGCCGATCCGCTGGTGGTCGACGGCGTCGGCCACATCTCGATGCGCGTGCACGAGCGCGGCAGCGGCGAGACGCTGAGCTGCGGCACCGGCGCCGCGGCGGCCGCCCTCGCGACGCGGCACTGGGCGGGAGCCGCCGCGCCGCACCAGTGGCGCGTGCAGCTCCCGGGCGGCGTGCTCGGCGTGCGGATGTTCCCCACCGAGGACGGCGAGCACGTCGGCCTCTCCGGTCCGGCGGAGCTGGTCTTCGACGGCGTGGTCGCGCTGGCCTGA
- a CDS encoding class I SAM-dependent methyltransferase: protein MADAHYFSSAPAGPLRTRTITVELGGRTVDVETAGGVFSPEHVDQGTLVLLRSVPTPPREGHLLDVGCGWGPVALDLAMRSPSATVWAVDVNERALELTRANARSLGLENLNAVLPGDVPAGLSFATVWSNPPIRVGKDALHGILLDWLPRLAVDADAWLVVQRNLGSDSLQRWLVDTLPEELATTRAASDKGFRVLRVHRAADGAGS, encoded by the coding sequence ATGGCCGACGCGCATTACTTCTCCTCGGCGCCGGCCGGACCCCTGCGCACCCGCACGATCACGGTCGAGCTGGGCGGACGGACGGTCGACGTCGAGACCGCGGGCGGCGTGTTCAGCCCCGAGCACGTCGACCAGGGGACCCTGGTCCTGCTGCGCAGCGTCCCGACGCCTCCCCGTGAGGGTCACCTGCTGGACGTGGGCTGCGGCTGGGGTCCGGTGGCGCTCGATCTGGCGATGCGGTCGCCGTCGGCCACCGTGTGGGCGGTCGACGTGAACGAGCGTGCTCTCGAGCTGACGCGGGCGAATGCCCGGTCCCTCGGTCTCGAGAACCTCAACGCCGTGCTGCCCGGGGATGTTCCCGCCGGGCTCTCGTTCGCCACCGTGTGGTCGAACCCGCCCATCCGCGTCGGCAAGGACGCGCTGCACGGCATCCTGCTCGACTGGCTGCCCCGCCTCGCCGTCGACGCCGACGCGTGGCTCGTGGTGCAGCGGAACCTCGGATCCGACTCGCTGCAGCGCTGGCTCGTCGACACCCTGCCCGAGGAGCTCGCGACGACGCGCGCCGCGTCGGACAAGGGCTTCCGGGTGCTGCGCGTGCATCGCGCGGCGGACGGCGCCGGCTCCTAG
- the miaA gene encoding tRNA (adenosine(37)-N6)-dimethylallyltransferase MiaA has product MTPIIAVVGATGTGKSSLSLDLADRLRADGRAVEIVNADAMQLYRGMDIGTAKLAEAARRGVAHHLLDVLDVTEESTVAAYQQEARRVIADILDRGAVPLLVGGSGLYVSSVLFDYEFPGTDPEVRERLERELQETGPGMLHRRLRELDPAAAQRIGAHNGRRLVRALEVVELTGPQPERETAEPRAWHPARILALTLPREELVPRLDDRVGGMWADGLVSEVAGLLPRGLADGVTASRAIGYAQAARQIAGELTEAEAVEETRALTRRYARRQVSWFGRYADAVRLDARDDRLLEHALDALPAARP; this is encoded by the coding sequence GTGACCCCGATCATCGCGGTCGTCGGCGCCACCGGCACCGGCAAGTCGTCGCTGTCCCTCGACCTCGCGGACCGCCTGCGCGCCGACGGCCGGGCGGTCGAGATCGTCAACGCCGACGCCATGCAGCTGTACCGCGGCATGGACATCGGCACGGCCAAGCTCGCTGAGGCAGCGCGGCGCGGCGTGGCGCACCACCTGCTCGACGTGCTCGACGTCACGGAGGAGTCCACCGTCGCCGCGTATCAGCAGGAGGCGCGGCGGGTCATCGCCGACATCCTCGATCGCGGAGCCGTCCCCCTCCTCGTCGGCGGATCCGGGCTCTACGTCTCGTCCGTGCTCTTCGACTACGAGTTCCCCGGCACGGATCCGGAGGTGCGCGAGCGCCTCGAGCGGGAGCTGCAGGAGACCGGGCCGGGCATGCTGCACCGTCGCCTCCGGGAGCTCGACCCGGCCGCGGCGCAGCGCATCGGCGCGCACAACGGCCGACGCCTCGTCCGCGCGCTCGAGGTCGTCGAGCTGACGGGACCGCAGCCGGAGCGTGAGACGGCCGAGCCGCGCGCGTGGCATCCGGCGCGGATCCTGGCGCTCACGCTGCCGCGCGAGGAGCTCGTGCCGCGGCTCGACGACCGCGTGGGCGGCATGTGGGCCGACGGGCTCGTCTCCGAGGTCGCCGGTCTGCTGCCCCGGGGACTGGCGGACGGCGTCACGGCTTCGCGGGCGATCGGCTACGCGCAGGCCGCCCGCCAGATCGCGGGGGAGCTGACCGAGGCCGAGGCCGTGGAGGAGACGCGCGCCCTCACGCGGAGGTACGCGCGCCGGCAGGTGTCGTGGTTCGGCCGCTACGCCGACGCCGTGCGGCTCGACGCGCGCGACGACCGCCTCCTGGAGCACGCCCTCGACGCCCTCCCCGCGGCGCGCCCGTAG
- a CDS encoding CinA family protein, translating to MSAAVAPTDEQLAERVIAALVATGRRLAVAESLTGGLLTAALVGVPGASRALSGGIVSYDTALKRTILGVESSILAVHGAVHPDVARQMARGVRQACAVDGRPADVGVSTTGAAGPDPQDGQQPGTAFVGLSLDGDSRAVALHLEGDRQQVRAGVVHEALAALVEALDPGGNI from the coding sequence GTGAGCGCCGCCGTCGCGCCCACGGACGAGCAGCTCGCCGAGCGCGTCATCGCGGCGCTCGTCGCGACGGGACGCCGGCTGGCCGTCGCCGAGTCGCTGACCGGCGGGCTCCTCACGGCCGCCCTCGTGGGCGTGCCCGGCGCGTCGCGGGCGCTCTCGGGCGGCATCGTCTCCTACGACACCGCGCTCAAGCGCACGATCCTCGGAGTGGAGTCCTCGATCCTCGCGGTCCACGGCGCCGTCCACCCGGACGTCGCGCGGCAGATGGCGCGCGGCGTGCGTCAGGCCTGCGCGGTCGACGGCCGCCCCGCCGACGTCGGCGTGTCCACGACGGGCGCCGCGGGGCCGGATCCCCAGGACGGCCAGCAGCCGGGGACCGCGTTCGTCGGTCTGTCGCTCGACGGCGACTCGCGCGCGGTCGCGCTGCACCTCGAGGGCGACCGCCAGCAGGTGCGCGCGGGCGTCGTCCACGAGGCCCTCGCGGCCCTCGTCGAGGCGCTCGATCCCGGCGGGAACATCTGA
- the lexA gene encoding transcriptional repressor LexA: MTDERAAGGGATRRRKSLSDKQISILEFIQRTIAGQGYPPSMREIGDAVGLASLSSVTHQLNQLELSGYLRRDPNRPRALEVLIDLPGSGATESGEPSTPVGDAAMVPMVGRIAAGIPITAEQMVEEVFPLPRQLVGKGDLFMLRVVGDSMIDAAICDGDWVVVRQQKTAENGDIVAAMLDDEATVKVFRQRDGHTWLLPRNSAFEPILGDFAEVVGKVVAVMRSV; this comes from the coding sequence ATGACGGACGAGCGAGCAGCGGGAGGCGGCGCGACGAGGCGCCGCAAGAGCCTCAGCGACAAGCAGATCTCGATCCTGGAGTTCATCCAGCGCACGATCGCCGGCCAGGGCTACCCGCCGAGCATGCGCGAGATCGGCGATGCCGTCGGCCTCGCCTCGCTGTCCAGCGTCACGCACCAGCTCAACCAGCTCGAGCTGTCCGGCTACCTCCGCCGCGACCCGAACCGGCCGCGCGCGCTCGAGGTCCTCATCGACCTGCCCGGCAGCGGCGCCACGGAGAGCGGCGAGCCGTCGACGCCCGTGGGCGACGCCGCCATGGTGCCGATGGTCGGCCGCATCGCGGCGGGCATCCCCATCACCGCGGAGCAGATGGTCGAGGAGGTCTTCCCCCTCCCCCGCCAGCTCGTGGGCAAGGGCGACCTCTTCATGCTGCGCGTCGTCGGCGACTCGATGATCGACGCGGCCATCTGCGACGGCGACTGGGTCGTCGTCCGCCAGCAGAAGACGGCCGAGAACGGTGACATCGTCGCGGCCATGCTCGACGACGAGGCCACCGTCAAGGTCTTCCGCCAGCGCGACGGCCACACCTGGCTGCTCCCGCGCAACAGCGCCTTCGAGCCGATCCTCGGCGACTTCGCCGAGGTCGTCGGCAAGGTCGTGGCGGTCATGCGCTCGGTCTGA
- a CDS encoding regulatory protein RecX gives MVRFPSEDEQGTGPGPDEVAPVASLADRRSRRAASRPSEPPQAPVDEPAAPRAEPTHPARGRTVTEVDGIVTIGAAVDASEAGRALAAQERIAEARRVLAVAEAQAARGAADAATGSWTEAAVAEPEPAADETPAAWREERERAERARAKAEQDEAYRQDMLRLEEDRVEDERREAEAEEERAAERTPERQRRRADNVLANRLRGRGLSLAEAREVLAGAEIDPDIAEETLARYVSLQYIDEAALAEQILHTHLDRKGLGRRSVEMEMRRRKLDPLVIEEAMAEQPDDELARATEVAMKRVGQLSSYDDETAERRLTSFLMRRGYGGQVVRDAAKAALATRRGSSRVRFR, from the coding sequence ATGGTCAGATTCCCCTCCGAGGACGAGCAGGGCACGGGCCCCGGCCCCGACGAGGTCGCGCCCGTCGCGTCCCTCGCCGACCGGCGGTCCCGCCGCGCCGCCTCACGCCCGTCGGAGCCGCCGCAGGCTCCGGTCGACGAGCCGGCCGCTCCGCGTGCCGAACCCACGCACCCGGCCCGGGGACGCACGGTCACCGAGGTCGACGGCATCGTCACCATCGGCGCCGCCGTGGACGCGTCCGAGGCGGGCCGGGCGCTGGCCGCCCAGGAGCGCATCGCCGAGGCCCGGCGCGTCCTGGCCGTGGCGGAGGCGCAGGCCGCGCGGGGAGCCGCCGATGCCGCGACCGGCTCGTGGACGGAGGCCGCCGTCGCCGAGCCCGAGCCTGCGGCGGACGAGACGCCCGCCGCATGGCGCGAGGAGCGCGAGCGTGCCGAGCGCGCCCGCGCCAAGGCCGAGCAGGACGAGGCCTACCGCCAGGACATGCTGCGGCTCGAGGAGGACCGCGTCGAGGACGAGCGGCGCGAGGCGGAGGCCGAGGAGGAGCGCGCAGCCGAGCGGACGCCCGAGCGTCAACGGCGCCGTGCCGACAACGTGCTCGCCAACCGACTCCGTGGACGAGGGCTGTCCCTCGCGGAGGCTCGCGAGGTGCTCGCGGGGGCGGAGATCGATCCCGACATCGCCGAGGAGACGCTCGCCCGCTACGTCTCGCTGCAGTACATCGACGAGGCCGCGCTCGCGGAGCAGATCCTGCACACGCACCTCGACCGCAAGGGCCTCGGCCGTCGCTCCGTCGAGATGGAGATGCGCCGGCGCAAGCTCGACCCCCTCGTCATCGAGGAAGCCATGGCCGAGCAGCCGGACGACGAGCTCGCGCGCGCCACCGAGGTCGCCATGAAGCGCGTGGGGCAGCTGTCCTCCTACGACGACGAGACGGCCGAGCGGAGGCTCACGTCGTTCCTCATGCGGCGCGGCTACGGCGGCCAGGTCGTCCGGGACGCGGCGAAGGCCGCGCTGGCGACGCGTCGCGGATCCTCGCGGGTGCGGTTCCGCTGA
- the pgsA gene encoding CDP-diacylglycerol--glycerol-3-phosphate 3-phosphatidyltransferase, which produces MADRTASGATGAPRVWRAGDSPASPWNVANVLTIVRILLAPVFVVLLAADDGADGPLRYAAAVLFIVAIATDGVDGHIARSRNLVTDLGKLLDPIADKVLTGAALVMLSVLGELPWWVTIVILVRELGITAYRFAVLRDRVVAASRGGKAKTVAQAVAISVALLPLWGVVGDGMHVVNTVLMSIAFLLTVLSGLDYMRQALRAERAS; this is translated from the coding sequence ATGGCCGATCGCACCGCATCGGGCGCCACCGGGGCACCGCGCGTCTGGCGCGCGGGCGACTCCCCGGCGAGCCCCTGGAACGTCGCGAACGTCCTCACGATCGTGCGGATCCTGCTGGCCCCCGTCTTCGTCGTCCTCCTCGCCGCGGACGACGGCGCGGACGGCCCGCTCCGCTACGCCGCCGCGGTGCTCTTCATCGTCGCCATCGCGACCGACGGCGTGGACGGGCACATCGCGCGCAGCCGCAACCTGGTCACCGACCTCGGCAAGCTCCTCGACCCCATCGCCGACAAGGTGCTCACGGGCGCGGCGCTCGTGATGCTGTCGGTGCTCGGCGAGCTGCCCTGGTGGGTGACCATCGTGATCCTCGTGCGCGAGCTGGGCATCACGGCGTACCGCTTCGCCGTGCTCCGCGACCGCGTCGTCGCGGCGTCCCGCGGCGGCAAGGCGAAGACCGTCGCGCAGGCGGTGGCCATCAGCGTGGCCCTGCTCCCGCTCTGGGGCGTCGTGGGGGACGGCATGCACGTCGTGAACACGGTGCTCATGTCGATCGCGTTCCTCCTCACGGTCCTCTCCGGCCTCGACTACATGCGGCAGGCGCTTCGGGCGGAGCGCGCGTCGTGA
- a CDS encoding DUF3046 domain-containing protein: protein MRLSEFQRAVSDEFGAGYGPVLVADLVLGELGGRTCAQALKDGTPAREVWLALCRAQDVPRSRWNGAGVPEPRP, encoded by the coding sequence ATGCGACTGAGCGAGTTCCAGCGGGCCGTCTCCGACGAGTTCGGCGCCGGCTACGGGCCGGTCCTCGTCGCGGACCTCGTGCTCGGCGAGCTCGGCGGCCGCACGTGCGCGCAGGCGCTGAAGGACGGCACGCCCGCCCGCGAGGTGTGGCTGGCCCTGTGCCGCGCGCAGGACGTGCCGCGGTCGCGCTGGAACGGCGCCGGCGTGCCCGAGCCGCGTCCCTGA
- the miaB gene encoding tRNA (N6-isopentenyl adenosine(37)-C2)-methylthiotransferase MiaB: MSTVAESVRVAVPPSAERPRTYEVRTYGCQMNVHDSERLTGSLEAAGYVSAEGAEADIVVINTCAVRENADNKLYGNLGHLAGVKRRHEGMQIAVGGCLAQKDRATVLEKAPWVDVVFGTHNMGALPALLDRARHNGEAQMEILESLETFPSTLPTKRDEIASGWVSISVGCNNTCTFCIVPALRGKEKDRRPGDILAEIQALVDDGAVEVTLLGQNVNSYGVEFGDRQAFGKLLRAAGAIEGLERIRFTSPHPAAFTDDVIDAMAETPAVMPQLHMPLQSGSDRILKAMRRSYRSERFLGILDRVRTRIPDAAITTDIIVGFPGETEEDFQETLRVVEASRFASAFTFQYSIRPGTPAATMDEQVPAAVVKDRYARLAALQERISHEENQRTVGRTVEVLVSAHEGRKDGDTHRVTGRARDGRLVHLEVPAGSAVPRPGDAVEVEITRAAPFHLIADSTDQAPLRIRRTRAGDAFDRAQADSCGVPAPAGAAASGGAPRVSLGLPSLRVQAPTRSDLAGEAPSSHPRHRA, from the coding sequence ATGAGCACCGTCGCCGAGTCCGTCCGAGTCGCCGTCCCGCCGTCCGCCGAACGCCCGCGCACCTACGAGGTGCGCACCTACGGCTGCCAGATGAATGTGCACGACTCCGAGCGGCTCACGGGCTCGTTGGAGGCGGCGGGCTACGTCTCCGCAGAGGGCGCCGAGGCCGACATCGTCGTCATCAACACGTGCGCCGTCCGCGAGAACGCGGACAACAAGCTCTACGGCAACCTCGGCCACCTCGCGGGCGTGAAGCGCCGGCACGAGGGCATGCAGATCGCCGTCGGCGGCTGCCTCGCGCAGAAGGACCGCGCCACCGTCCTCGAGAAGGCGCCGTGGGTGGACGTCGTCTTCGGCACGCACAACATGGGTGCGCTGCCGGCTCTCCTCGATCGCGCGCGCCACAACGGTGAGGCGCAGATGGAGATCCTCGAGAGCCTCGAGACCTTCCCGTCGACCCTGCCCACGAAGCGCGACGAGATCGCGAGCGGCTGGGTCTCCATCTCGGTCGGGTGCAACAACACCTGCACGTTCTGCATCGTGCCGGCGCTCCGCGGCAAGGAGAAGGACCGCCGACCGGGCGACATCCTCGCCGAGATCCAAGCCCTCGTCGACGACGGCGCGGTCGAGGTCACGCTGCTCGGCCAGAACGTCAACTCCTACGGCGTCGAGTTCGGCGACCGGCAGGCGTTCGGCAAGCTGCTGCGCGCCGCGGGCGCCATCGAGGGCCTCGAGCGCATCCGCTTCACCAGCCCGCACCCGGCCGCCTTCACGGACGACGTCATCGACGCCATGGCGGAGACGCCCGCCGTCATGCCGCAGCTGCACATGCCGCTGCAGTCCGGCTCCGACCGGATCCTCAAGGCCATGCGGCGGTCCTACCGGTCGGAGCGCTTCCTCGGCATCCTCGACCGGGTGCGCACGCGCATCCCCGACGCCGCCATCACGACCGACATCATCGTCGGCTTCCCGGGCGAGACCGAGGAGGACTTCCAGGAGACCCTCCGCGTGGTCGAGGCGTCCCGCTTCGCGTCGGCGTTCACGTTCCAGTACTCCATCCGCCCGGGCACGCCGGCCGCGACGATGGACGAGCAGGTGCCGGCCGCCGTGGTCAAGGACCGCTACGCGCGGCTCGCCGCGCTGCAGGAGCGCATCAGCCACGAGGAGAACCAGCGCACGGTCGGCCGCACGGTCGAGGTGCTCGTGAGCGCGCACGAGGGACGCAAGGACGGCGACACCCATCGCGTCACCGGGAGGGCGCGCGACGGCCGGCTCGTCCACCTGGAGGTGCCCGCCGGGAGCGCGGTGCCGCGACCGGGAGACGCGGTCGAGGTCGAGATCACGCGCGCGGCGCCCTTCCACCTCATCGCCGACTCCACGGACCAGGCGCCGCTGAGGATCCGCCGCACCCGCGCGGGCGACGCCTTCGACCGCGCCCAGGCCGACTCCTGCGGCGTCCCGGCACCGGCGGGCGCCGCCGCGTCCGGAGGCGCACCCCGCGTCTCGCTGGGCCTGCCCTCGCTCCGCGTGCAGGCGCCCACGCGCTCCGACCTCGCGGGGGAAGCCCCCTCGTCGCACCCCCGCCACCGGGCGTGA
- the hflX gene encoding GTPase HflX, whose product MITHDEHDHESTDTTTTSTESTIGDDVVARVLARAENRSAGYALFRGSGAQALSASPDTEQGSDGDQSERADRQALRRVAGLSTELEDVTEVEYRQLRLENVVLIGVYSQGSVDDAENSMRELAALAETAGAVVLDGLLQRRPTPDPSTYFGSGKAEELRALVAAVGADTVIADTELAPSQRRALEDVVKVKVIDRTAVILDIFSQHAKSREGKAQVELAQLQYLLPRLRGWGDSMSRQAGGQVGGAGAGMGSRGPGETKIELDRRRINTRMAKLRKQIAGMKPARDTKRANRERNAVPSVAIVGYTNAGKSSLLNRVTKAGVLVENALFATLDATVRKTETDQGQLYTLADTVGFVRNLPHQLVEAFRSTLEELADSDVLVHVVDASHPDPAAQLATVHEVIAEVDGSDIPEIVVFNKSDLASDDDRVVLRGLAPQGVFVSARTGEGVDELRRRIAELLPQPTIEVDLLVPFEHGEVVAMLHDGAKVLETSYVEEGTRVRALVTAEQEAQVQAYAVAPAV is encoded by the coding sequence ATGATCACGCACGACGAGCACGACCACGAGTCCACGGACACGACGACGACGTCCACCGAGAGCACCATCGGGGATGACGTCGTCGCGCGCGTCCTCGCCCGGGCCGAGAACCGGTCCGCCGGCTACGCCCTCTTCCGCGGATCCGGCGCGCAGGCGCTGTCCGCGTCCCCCGACACCGAGCAGGGGTCCGACGGCGACCAGAGCGAGCGCGCCGACCGCCAGGCGCTGCGTCGCGTCGCCGGGCTCTCGACCGAGCTCGAGGACGTCACCGAGGTCGAGTACCGGCAGCTGCGCCTCGAGAACGTCGTCCTCATCGGCGTGTACTCGCAGGGCTCGGTCGACGACGCCGAGAACAGCATGCGCGAGCTCGCGGCCCTGGCCGAGACGGCGGGCGCCGTGGTGCTCGACGGCCTCCTCCAGCGCCGTCCCACCCCGGACCCCAGCACCTACTTCGGCAGCGGCAAGGCGGAGGAGCTGCGTGCCCTCGTGGCCGCGGTCGGCGCGGACACCGTCATCGCCGACACCGAGCTCGCGCCCAGCCAGCGGCGCGCGCTCGAGGACGTGGTGAAGGTCAAGGTCATCGACCGCACGGCCGTGATCCTCGACATCTTCAGCCAGCACGCCAAGAGCCGCGAGGGCAAGGCGCAGGTCGAGCTCGCGCAGCTGCAGTACCTGCTGCCGCGTCTGCGCGGATGGGGCGACTCGATGTCGCGCCAGGCCGGTGGCCAGGTCGGCGGCGCGGGTGCCGGCATGGGATCCCGCGGACCCGGTGAGACGAAGATCGAGCTCGACCGCCGCCGCATCAACACGCGCATGGCCAAGCTCCGGAAGCAGATCGCCGGGATGAAGCCGGCTCGCGACACGAAGCGCGCCAACCGCGAGCGGAACGCGGTCCCGTCCGTCGCGATCGTCGGCTACACCAACGCCGGCAAGTCGTCGCTCCTCAATCGGGTGACCAAGGCGGGCGTGCTCGTCGAGAACGCCCTGTTCGCGACCCTCGACGCCACGGTCCGCAAGACGGAGACCGACCAGGGGCAGCTCTACACGCTGGCCGACACCGTCGGCTTCGTCCGCAACCTCCCGCACCAGCTGGTCGAGGCGTTCCGGTCGACGCTCGAGGAGCTCGCCGACTCCGACGTGCTCGTGCACGTGGTGGACGCCTCGCACCCGGACCCCGCGGCCCAGCTCGCGACCGTGCACGAGGTCATCGCGGAGGTGGACGGCTCGGACATCCCCGAGATCGTCGTCTTCAACAAGAGCGACCTCGCGTCCGACGACGATCGCGTGGTGCTCCGCGGACTGGCGCCGCAGGGCGTCTTCGTCTCCGCCCGCACGGGCGAGGGCGTCGACGAGCTGCGCCGCCGCATCGCCGAGCTGCTCCCGCAGCCGACCATCGAGGTCGACCTGCTCGTGCCGTTCGAGCACGGCGAGGTCGTCGCGATGCTGCACGACGGCGCGAAGGTGCTCGAGACCTCGTACGTCGAGGAGGGCACGCGCGTCCGGGCGCTCGTCACCGCCGAGCAGGAGGCGCAGGTCCAGGCCTACGCGGTGGCGCCCGCGGTCTGA
- a CDS encoding helix-turn-helix domain-containing protein, producing the protein MVLVRQEIGDVLRDFRLQKGRTLRQVASKASVALGYLSEVERGQKEASSEILASVADALDTPISVIMREVGDRLAVIEGLNPIPDTIPDDLVAGFDSDLVAR; encoded by the coding sequence GTGGTTCTAGTCCGTCAGGAGATCGGCGACGTCCTTCGGGACTTCCGCCTGCAGAAGGGGCGCACGCTCCGTCAGGTCGCCAGCAAGGCCAGCGTCGCGCTCGGCTACCTCAGCGAGGTCGAGCGGGGGCAGAAGGAGGCGTCGAGCGAGATCCTCGCGTCGGTCGCCGATGCGCTAGACACGCCCATCTCGGTCATCATGCGCGAGGTCGGCGACCGGCTCGCCGTCATCGAGGGGCTCAACCCCATCCCCGACACCATCCCGGACGACCTCGTCGCCGGCTTCGACAGCGACCTCGTCGCGCGCTGA